In Deltaproteobacteria bacterium, a genomic segment contains:
- a CDS encoding metal-dependent hydrolase — protein sequence MAPVHIRWFGHSGFAIRDGKTVLVDPWFEGNPKAPGGAGAAPRADLLLLTHDHFDHAGDAVALAKKSGAQVVAIFELSGDLKAKGVPEGQLLHGGGGMNVGGTVTVQGFGITMTEARHSCALGAPVGYVIRTPSGVTVYHSGDTGIFAGMSLIGELHRIDVALLPIGSVFTMDYRQAAKACALLKAKAVIPMHYGTFPILEPTADRFVAELAKVSPDTRPIVLAPGEETTI from the coding sequence ATGGCCCCGGTCCACATCCGCTGGTTCGGACATTCCGGATTCGCGATCCGCGACGGGAAGACGGTGCTCGTCGATCCCTGGTTCGAGGGGAACCCGAAGGCGCCGGGAGGAGCCGGCGCCGCGCCCCGGGCGGACCTGTTGCTGCTCACCCACGACCATTTCGACCACGCCGGGGACGCGGTGGCGCTCGCGAAAAAGTCGGGAGCCCAGGTGGTCGCGATCTTCGAGCTTTCGGGCGACCTGAAGGCGAAGGGCGTCCCGGAGGGGCAGCTGTTGCACGGAGGCGGCGGGATGAACGTCGGGGGGACGGTGACCGTGCAGGGATTCGGGATCACGATGACGGAGGCGCGCCACTCCTGCGCCCTCGGCGCCCCGGTCGGCTACGTGATCCGGACGCCGTCCGGGGTCACGGTCTACCATTCGGGAGACACCGGTATCTTCGCGGGGATGTCGCTGATCGGGGAGCTGCACCGGATCGACGTGGCGCTGCTGCCGATCGGGTCGGTCTTCACGATGGACTACCGGCAGGCGGCGAAGGCGTGCGCGCTCCTCAAGGCGAAGGCGGTGATCCCGATGCACTACGGGACGTTCCCGATCCTCGAACCCACCGCCGACCGGTTCGTCGCGGAGCTCGCGAAGGTGTCTCCGGACACGCGCCCGATCGTCCTCGCCCCGGGGGAGGAAACGACGATCTGA
- a CDS encoding nitroreductase family protein, whose product MDVFSAMKGRQTIRKFRKEAVPKEHLLRMVEAASWAPTAGNSQNFRFIVVQEKDTLARLKGIVDEIVARVTGKEIPAAKPNSHNLFAFAPAAVCVVSSPYESATDKALREKDPDRHRVRRFQVNPGLQGVSAGIAQFLLAGYALGYGTCWMTGPLIAKPELESALSVRFPEDLVAIIAVGKPDTAPQKPPRKPPEEITAFR is encoded by the coding sequence ATGGACGTCTTTTCGGCGATGAAAGGCCGGCAGACCATACGGAAGTTCCGGAAGGAGGCGGTGCCGAAGGAGCACCTCCTGAGGATGGTGGAGGCCGCCTCGTGGGCGCCCACGGCCGGGAACTCGCAGAATTTCCGGTTCATCGTCGTGCAGGAGAAGGATACGCTGGCCCGGCTGAAAGGGATCGTCGACGAGATCGTCGCCCGCGTCACGGGAAAAGAGATCCCGGCGGCGAAGCCGAACAGCCACAACCTGTTCGCCTTCGCCCCCGCCGCGGTGTGCGTGGTGAGTTCCCCCTACGAATCGGCGACGGACAAGGCGCTGCGGGAGAAGGACCCCGACCGGCACAGGGTCCGCCGATTCCAGGTGAACCCGGGACTGCAGGGGGTCTCGGCCGGGATCGCGCAGTTCCTCCTGGCGGGGTACGCGCTCGGATACGGGACCTGCTGGATGACCGGCCCCCTGATCGCGAAGCCGGAGCTGGAGTCGGCGCTCTCCGTCCGGTTCCCCGAGGATCTCGTCGCGATCATCGCGGTCGGTAAGCCGGACACGGCGCCGCAGAAGCCGCCGAGGAAGCCGCCGGAGGAGATCACGGCGTTCCGCTGA
- a CDS encoding CoA-binding protein, translating to MDDRIDKALAGSKSVAVVGISDRPDRPSHGVAKYLQANGYRILPVNPALAEVLGEKAYGSLSEIPGPVDMVDVFRKSEDVPPVAEEAVRIGAKFFWMQEGVVSPEACAILDEAGIPWVMDRCVKKELARRRG from the coding sequence ATGGACGATCGGATCGACAAGGCGCTCGCGGGTTCGAAATCGGTGGCGGTGGTCGGGATCTCCGACAGGCCGGACCGCCCCAGCCACGGGGTGGCGAAATACCTGCAGGCGAACGGGTACCGGATCCTTCCGGTGAATCCGGCGCTTGCGGAGGTGCTCGGGGAGAAGGCGTACGGGTCGCTCTCCGAGATCCCCGGCCCGGTGGACATGGTCGACGTTTTCCGGAAATCGGAGGATGTCCCACCGGTCGCGGAGGAGGCGGTCCGCATCGGAGCGAAGTTCTTCTGGATGCAGGAAGGCGTCGTAAGCCCCGAGGCGTGCGCGATCCTGGACGAGGCGGGGATCCCGTGGGTGATGGACCGATGCGTGAAGAAGGAACTCGCGAGGCGGAGAGGATAG
- the trxA gene encoding thioredoxin — translation MAGNVMELTSANFKTTVDGGTPVLVDFWAPWCGPCRVIAPILEEVAKEFDGKARVAKVNVDESPDIASQFGVRGIPTLILFKEGKIQGQMVGVNPKSNIVSLLQKSI, via the coding sequence ATGGCCGGAAACGTGATGGAGCTCACCAGCGCGAATTTCAAGACGACCGTGGACGGGGGGACTCCCGTCCTCGTGGACTTCTGGGCTCCGTGGTGCGGCCCGTGCCGGGTGATCGCGCCGATCCTCGAGGAGGTCGCGAAGGAGTTCGACGGGAAGGCGCGGGTGGCCAAGGTGAACGTCGACGAAAGTCCCGACATCGCGTCCCAGTTCGGCGTGCGGGGGATCCCCACGCTGATTCTCTTCAAGGAGGGCAAGATCCAGGGACAGATGGTCGGAGTCAATCCCAAGTCGAACATCGTCTCGCTGCTTCAGAAGAGCATTTGA
- a CDS encoding CBS domain-containing protein, which yields MQRNIVTVAPSASLFEARDRMREGNVRQIPVTGGDGRLAGILSDRDIRGAVLPGGLVPGFSAEDAEKFLKDTPVGKVMTRKVITATLSDTLEDAIVLMHDFKVNALPVVDRDGKVVGIISRTNVLEAFIDVLGIGEVSSRIEVIVPDKPGTLAQLAAIISSFHVNITSVLATGHVEAGKRANFFRIATLNVAPIKKAIEEAGFEILDPSRYTL from the coding sequence ATGCAGAGGAATATCGTCACCGTGGCCCCTTCCGCCTCCCTGTTCGAGGCGCGCGACCGGATGCGGGAGGGAAACGTCCGTCAGATCCCGGTGACCGGAGGGGACGGCAGGCTGGCGGGGATCCTCTCCGACCGGGACATCCGGGGAGCGGTGCTCCCCGGGGGGCTGGTTCCCGGATTCTCCGCCGAGGACGCGGAGAAGTTCCTGAAGGACACGCCGGTCGGGAAGGTGATGACGCGGAAGGTGATCACGGCGACGCTCTCCGACACCCTCGAGGACGCCATCGTCCTGATGCACGATTTCAAGGTGAACGCCCTGCCGGTCGTGGACAGGGACGGGAAGGTGGTCGGGATCATCTCGAGGACGAACGTGCTGGAGGCGTTCATCGACGTGCTGGGCATCGGGGAGGTCAGTTCGCGGATCGAGGTGATCGTTCCGGACAAGCCGGGGACCCTCGCGCAGCTGGCGGCGATCATCAGCTCCTTCCACGTGAACATTACGAGCGTTCTGGCGACGGGACACGTGGAGGCGGGGAAGCGGGCGAACTTCTTCCGGATCGCCACGCTCAACGTGGCGCCGATCAAGAAGGCGATCGAGGAGGCGGGGTTCGAGATCCTGGACCCGTCGCGGTACACGCTCTAG
- a CDS encoding LysM peptidoglycan-binding domain-containing protein, with translation MRRTILPAVLLLAALLPAISAAEEGEEERPRIFLEKKVFSDTAGGKRSFYEPYTVEKGETLWKILERKSPLSPERYIESLKEFRRANPTVSDPSRLVPGQKILVPTGGGGKPEEDGRTEAYAVKKGDSLLKILSSRGVPRKERKRYLDAIRRINPSVRDVNRILAGKTLRLPTEAYFEEKAPVVAASGPAPAPEPSPAETVAPAVEPSPSSAPSPVARLTRDVTPAPGPDDLAPGKPEAELLVPKAPAPDASLLETGKREPATEAVTPPASSPYRGLLSDLLNALGEKWVERGTMYLPAPSGGEVVLRMEDFPVVRFSGGSEALVDFRGGLPRRVRDAVTANWRQMQVVSLADARTAGEMIDRILRVSGYHSIREGVSRPVIIGEAVSVAIPARWVVQRTEDSVLSGDLVLVKEVPEKPGEEILAVLRYAGRVGVRVLPYAADPATAEGFLVGIGEDGKAERIPVALTVPREGGLPAVDFGLSVLGIPSKDGERLRIGEKGESFQLVVQPERYFEAGTGKYVVDTGKISPAIRAILKGAGYTVFPVGKDDSGRDLFRRLLKAAGVAVEERREHLLAGGDKAGYEVRVTGAFLTLPGAAGGSARKAVLVRGRTHSATRVLLRDLGVEIVEW, from the coding sequence TTGAGAAGGACCATCCTACCGGCCGTACTTCTTCTGGCCGCGCTGCTTCCGGCGATTTCCGCGGCGGAAGAAGGGGAGGAGGAGCGTCCGCGCATCTTCCTCGAGAAGAAGGTGTTCTCGGACACGGCGGGGGGAAAGCGGAGCTTCTACGAGCCTTACACGGTGGAGAAAGGGGAGACGCTCTGGAAGATCCTCGAGCGGAAATCCCCCCTCTCGCCGGAACGGTACATCGAAAGCCTGAAGGAGTTCCGCCGGGCCAATCCGACGGTCTCCGATCCGTCCCGCCTCGTCCCGGGCCAGAAGATCCTCGTTCCCACGGGAGGCGGCGGGAAACCGGAGGAGGACGGGAGGACCGAGGCGTACGCGGTGAAGAAGGGCGACTCCCTGCTGAAGATCCTCTCTTCGCGCGGCGTTCCGCGGAAGGAGCGGAAGAGGTACCTCGATGCGATCCGCCGGATCAACCCGTCGGTGCGGGACGTGAACCGGATCCTCGCGGGGAAGACGTTGCGTCTGCCGACGGAGGCGTATTTCGAGGAGAAGGCGCCGGTGGTGGCCGCTTCCGGTCCGGCGCCGGCGCCGGAGCCGTCCCCGGCGGAGACGGTCGCGCCGGCCGTGGAGCCGTCCCCGTCGTCCGCTCCCTCCCCGGTGGCCCGACTCACGCGGGACGTTACCCCCGCCCCGGGTCCGGACGACCTTGCCCCGGGGAAACCCGAGGCGGAACTGCTGGTTCCCAAGGCTCCGGCCCCGGACGCGTCGCTCCTGGAGACGGGAAAGCGGGAGCCCGCGACGGAGGCGGTCACCCCGCCCGCGTCCTCACCGTACCGGGGACTGCTCTCGGACCTGTTGAACGCCCTCGGGGAGAAGTGGGTCGAGCGGGGGACCATGTACCTGCCCGCTCCTTCGGGCGGCGAGGTCGTTCTGAGGATGGAGGATTTCCCCGTGGTCCGGTTTTCCGGCGGCTCGGAGGCGCTGGTCGATTTCCGCGGAGGGCTGCCGCGGAGGGTTCGGGATGCCGTGACCGCGAACTGGCGGCAGATGCAGGTCGTTTCCCTGGCGGACGCCCGCACCGCGGGAGAGATGATCGACCGGATCCTCCGCGTCTCAGGGTACCACTCGATCCGGGAGGGAGTCAGCCGGCCGGTGATCATCGGCGAGGCCGTATCCGTCGCCATTCCGGCCCGGTGGGTCGTTCAACGGACGGAGGACAGTGTCCTTTCCGGCGACCTGGTCCTCGTGAAGGAGGTCCCCGAGAAGCCCGGAGAGGAGATCCTGGCGGTCCTGCGGTACGCCGGGAGGGTGGGCGTCCGCGTCCTTCCGTACGCCGCGGATCCGGCGACGGCGGAAGGCTTCCTCGTCGGCATCGGAGAGGATGGAAAGGCCGAAAGGATCCCCGTGGCGCTCACGGTTCCCAGGGAGGGAGGTCTGCCGGCGGTCGATTTCGGCCTGTCCGTTCTCGGCATCCCGTCGAAAGACGGGGAACGGCTCCGGATCGGAGAGAAGGGGGAGTCGTTCCAGCTCGTGGTCCAGCCGGAACGGTATTTCGAGGCCGGAACCGGGAAGTACGTCGTCGACACGGGAAAGATATCCCCCGCCATCCGCGCGATCCTCAAGGGGGCCGGGTACACCGTGTTCCCCGTCGGGAAGGACGACTCCGGCCGGGATCTGTTCCGCCGCCTCCTGAAGGCGGCGGGAGTCGCGGTCGAGGAGCGCAGGGAGCACCTGCTCGCAGGCGGGGACAAGGCCGGGTACGAGGTCCGGGTCACAGGCGCCTTCCTGACCTTGCCCGGCGCGGCCGGAGGGTCGGCCCGGAAGGCGGTCCTGGTCCGAGGGAGGACGCACTCCGCCACCCGGGTTCTCCTGAGGGATCTCGGGGTGGAAATCGTGGAATGGTAG
- the rodA gene encoding rod shape-determining protein RodA, translated as MTGPSKLARMDWPLLVNAPLLCGVGLLNVYSGTRVHGAPGMALFTRQAIWILLGVILFFSAFYLSDGMIEELSSHFTLVVLGLLVAVLLAGKIRGGAQRWISLGAFNFQPSEFAKIAVALSLARYFSGKYQYGGIGWKETLPAVGLVLAPFFLVALQPDLGTAGIFLFVLAGMMVIACVKGWIIGTFAGIGAIAAPALWFFMKDYQRQRVLTFLDPERDPLGAGYHVIQSKIAVGSGGVLGKGYLQGTQGALRFLPEQHTDFAFAVFSEEWGFLGSVVLLLLFLLLVYRLIFLTVRSQDRFASFACGGLAVYFLAHIVINLAMVCGLFPVVGIPLPFVSYGGSSMVTNMLALGIVANLSRSRFTFQGGGEKGREIVS; from the coding sequence ATGACCGGCCCGTCGAAGCTCGCCCGGATGGACTGGCCGCTGCTGGTGAACGCCCCCCTGCTGTGCGGGGTGGGGCTGCTGAACGTCTACAGCGGCACGCGCGTGCACGGCGCGCCCGGCATGGCGCTGTTCACCCGGCAGGCGATCTGGATCCTTCTCGGCGTCATCCTGTTCTTCTCCGCCTTCTACCTGAGCGACGGGATGATCGAGGAGCTCTCCAGCCACTTCACCCTCGTCGTCCTCGGGCTCCTCGTGGCGGTGCTCCTCGCCGGGAAGATCCGCGGGGGCGCCCAGCGATGGATCTCCCTCGGTGCGTTCAACTTCCAGCCGTCGGAATTCGCGAAGATCGCCGTCGCCCTCTCGCTGGCCCGGTATTTTTCCGGGAAGTACCAGTACGGCGGGATCGGATGGAAGGAGACGCTCCCCGCCGTCGGCCTGGTGCTCGCGCCGTTTTTCCTCGTCGCGCTCCAGCCGGACCTGGGGACCGCGGGCATCTTCCTGTTCGTCCTGGCCGGGATGATGGTGATCGCGTGCGTGAAGGGGTGGATCATCGGGACATTCGCCGGGATCGGGGCGATCGCCGCGCCGGCGCTCTGGTTCTTCATGAAGGATTACCAGCGGCAGCGCGTGCTCACATTTCTCGACCCGGAGCGGGATCCGCTGGGGGCGGGGTACCACGTCATCCAGTCGAAGATCGCGGTGGGGTCGGGAGGCGTGCTGGGGAAGGGGTACCTGCAGGGGACGCAGGGGGCGCTCCGGTTTCTTCCCGAACAGCACACCGATTTCGCCTTCGCGGTCTTCTCCGAGGAGTGGGGGTTCCTCGGTTCGGTCGTGCTGCTCCTCCTGTTCCTCCTGCTGGTCTACCGCCTCATCTTCCTCACGGTCCGCTCCCAGGACCGGTTCGCCTCGTTCGCCTGCGGGGGGCTGGCGGTCTACTTCCTCGCGCACATCGTGATCAATCTCGCGATGGTGTGCGGTCTCTTCCCTGTCGTCGGGATTCCGCTCCCGTTCGTAAGCTACGGCGGGTCCTCGATGGTGACGAACATGCTTGCCCTGGGGATCGTGGCGAACCTCTCCCGTTCGCGGTTCACATTCCAGGGGGGAGGGGAGAAGGGGAGGGAGATCGTTTCCTGA
- a CDS encoding long-chain fatty acid--CoA ligase — protein sequence MKERTLNRMFLNRFAEGGDAVRYLVPGAGGYAPVTYREAGEASREICLGLMALGLSRGDRVAILAGTRLEWCLADIGGILGGFVTVPVYPSNLPDQVEYILAHSRARVVFVEDEPQYNKIAGSRSRLPNLSTIVFMTGDAGGKEGAVPLDALRARGREFGTANPGAIEARTDEIRPEDDLTIIYTSGTTGPPKGVVTRHSNYAFNVTAALEAVHVPRGSTFLQFLPLAHSLGRLEHFLTSDAMAVSAFARSLTTVAEDLALARPEIMVSVPRLYEKFYARVQAKVDEDGGLKKAIFRWAIGVGREASRVRQRGEEVGGFLAWKNSIADRLVFSKIRERMGGRLRFFISGGAPLSREIAEFLHALGVLILEGYGLTETSTVTTVNRLERYKFGTVGKALPGTEIRIAADGEILVGGPHIFREYFNDPAATRETIDADGWLHSGDIGTLDDEGFLRITDRKKDIIVTSGGKNIAPQNVENLLKNDPFVSQAFVYGDRKKFLTALVTLSPDEIAAWAAQQGIAERDPEALAARPEVAKLLDSRIADINRGLASFEQVKKFVILGKDFSQETGELTPTLKIRRKVVVEKYGRLLDALYEKD from the coding sequence TTGAAGGAGCGGACACTGAACAGGATGTTCCTGAACCGGTTCGCCGAAGGAGGCGACGCGGTGCGGTATCTCGTCCCGGGCGCCGGCGGCTACGCCCCGGTGACGTACCGGGAGGCGGGGGAGGCATCCCGGGAGATCTGCCTGGGGCTGATGGCGCTGGGGCTCTCCCGGGGAGACCGCGTGGCGATCCTGGCCGGGACCCGGCTCGAGTGGTGCCTGGCGGACATCGGGGGAATCCTTGGAGGGTTCGTGACCGTGCCGGTGTACCCTTCCAATCTCCCCGACCAGGTCGAATACATCCTCGCGCATTCCCGCGCCCGCGTCGTCTTCGTCGAGGACGAGCCGCAGTACAACAAGATCGCCGGAAGCCGGTCGCGTCTGCCGAACCTTTCCACCATCGTCTTCATGACCGGCGACGCCGGGGGGAAGGAGGGGGCGGTTCCCCTCGACGCCCTTCGGGCGCGGGGGCGGGAGTTCGGGACGGCGAACCCGGGCGCGATCGAGGCTCGGACGGACGAGATCCGGCCGGAGGACGACCTGACGATCATCTACACCTCGGGGACCACCGGCCCGCCGAAAGGGGTCGTCACGCGCCACAGCAACTACGCGTTCAACGTGACCGCCGCCCTCGAGGCGGTGCACGTCCCCCGCGGCTCGACGTTCCTGCAGTTCCTCCCGCTGGCGCACTCCCTGGGACGGCTCGAGCATTTCCTGACCTCCGACGCGATGGCGGTGTCGGCCTTCGCGCGGTCCCTCACGACCGTCGCCGAGGACCTCGCGCTCGCCCGGCCCGAGATCATGGTGAGCGTCCCGCGGCTCTACGAGAAGTTCTACGCGCGGGTCCAGGCCAAGGTCGACGAGGACGGGGGCTTGAAGAAGGCGATCTTCCGGTGGGCGATCGGCGTGGGGCGCGAGGCGTCCCGCGTCCGGCAGCGGGGGGAGGAGGTCGGGGGGTTCCTCGCGTGGAAGAATTCGATCGCGGACCGGCTGGTCTTCTCCAAGATCCGCGAGCGGATGGGCGGGCGGCTCCGGTTCTTCATCTCCGGGGGGGCGCCCCTCTCGCGCGAGATCGCCGAGTTTCTCCACGCCCTGGGCGTCCTGATCCTGGAGGGGTACGGTCTCACGGAGACGTCCACGGTCACGACGGTCAACCGCCTCGAGCGGTACAAGTTCGGAACGGTCGGGAAGGCGCTCCCGGGAACGGAGATCCGCATCGCCGCCGACGGCGAGATCCTGGTCGGGGGGCCGCACATCTTCCGGGAGTATTTCAACGACCCGGCCGCGACCCGGGAGACGATCGACGCGGACGGCTGGCTCCACTCGGGCGACATCGGGACGCTCGACGACGAGGGATTCCTCCGGATCACGGACCGGAAGAAGGACATCATCGTCACTTCCGGCGGGAAGAACATCGCGCCGCAGAACGTCGAGAACCTCCTGAAGAACGACCCGTTCGTCAGCCAGGCGTTCGTGTACGGCGACCGGAAGAAGTTCCTGACCGCCCTCGTCACGCTGTCCCCCGACGAGATCGCGGCCTGGGCGGCGCAGCAGGGGATCGCGGAGCGCGACCCGGAGGCGCTCGCCGCGCGCCCGGAGGTGGCGAAGCTGCTCGATTCCCGGATCGCGGACATAAACCGCGGCCTCGCCTCGTTCGAGCAGGTGAAGAAGTTCGTGATTCTCGGGAAGGATTTTTCGCAGGAGACGGGAGAGCTGACCCCGACCCTCAAGATCCGCCGGAAAGTCGTGGTGGAGAAGTACGGCCGCCTCCTCGACGCCCTGTACGAGAAGGATTGA
- a CDS encoding histone deacetylase → MKRLAFAYHPDYLLHAPPFEHPESPERLLAIVERLRTAGLLDRLIPVTPDYAAEEDILAVHGREYLEKLESACRRGDLTLDAEDTYLNRHSYNVALLSAGGAVAGSKAVAEGAADRAFCAIRPPGHHAGREAGMGFCLMNNVAVAAKYLQARHGVGKVFIVDWDVHHGNGTQSVFLEDPSVFFFSVHEHPTFLYPGTGRRWEIGKGKGEGTTLNAPMAPGAGDDEYRLTFEEMLTPAVERFRPEIILVSAGFDAHRDDPLADIQLSDEGFRFLTRRVAELSDAYCGGRMVAVLEGGYEIGSLTSCIEIHIRELLGE, encoded by the coding sequence ATGAAGCGCCTGGCGTTCGCCTACCACCCCGACTACCTGCTGCATGCGCCGCCGTTCGAGCATCCGGAGTCGCCGGAGCGCCTGCTGGCCATCGTCGAGCGGCTCCGGACCGCGGGCCTCCTGGACCGGTTGATCCCCGTCACGCCCGACTACGCGGCCGAGGAGGACATCCTGGCCGTCCACGGCCGGGAATATCTGGAAAAACTGGAGTCGGCGTGCCGGCGCGGCGACCTGACGCTCGACGCGGAGGACACCTACCTGAACCGCCACTCCTACAACGTGGCGCTCCTCTCCGCCGGGGGGGCGGTCGCCGGGTCGAAGGCGGTCGCGGAAGGGGCCGCGGACCGCGCCTTCTGCGCCATCCGCCCGCCGGGACACCACGCGGGCCGCGAAGCGGGGATGGGATTCTGCCTCATGAACAACGTGGCCGTGGCGGCGAAATACCTGCAGGCGCGGCACGGGGTCGGGAAGGTCTTCATCGTGGACTGGGACGTCCACCACGGCAACGGAACGCAGAGCGTCTTCCTCGAGGACCCGTCGGTATTCTTCTTCAGCGTTCACGAGCACCCCACGTTCCTCTATCCCGGCACCGGCCGCCGGTGGGAGATCGGCAAGGGGAAAGGGGAGGGAACCACGCTGAACGCCCCGATGGCGCCCGGGGCGGGGGACGACGAGTACCGCCTGACGTTCGAGGAGATGCTCACGCCCGCCGTGGAGCGGTTCCGCCCGGAGATCATCCTCGTGTCGGCCGGGTTCGACGCCCACCGCGACGACCCGCTCGCGGACATCCAGCTCTCCGACGAGGGATTCCGGTTCCTGACCCGGCGCGTGGCGGAGCTGTCCGACGCCTACTGCGGCGGCCGGATGGTGGCCGTGCTCGAAGGCGGCTACGAGATCGGGTCCCTCACGTCCTGCATCGAAATCCACATCCGGGAGCTCCTTGGAGAGTGA
- a CDS encoding D-sedoheptulose 7-phosphate isomerase: MAEAMTADIAAAATAIAEAFKAGRKLLLFGNGGSAADAQHIAAEFMNRFLIERPPLPAIALTTDTSVLTSVANDYAFDDIFSKQVKALGKKGDVAIGITTSGTSANVLKALRAAKKLGMITIALTGDGGKAASLADIALQVPSRSTPRIQEAHIAVGHILCDLTDTLLFKDVGKR, encoded by the coding sequence ATGGCCGAGGCGATGACGGCCGACATCGCGGCGGCGGCGACGGCGATCGCCGAGGCTTTCAAGGCGGGCCGCAAGCTCCTCCTGTTCGGGAACGGCGGGAGCGCCGCGGACGCGCAGCACATCGCGGCCGAGTTCATGAACCGGTTCCTGATCGAACGGCCGCCGCTCCCCGCGATCGCCCTGACGACCGACACGTCGGTCCTCACCAGCGTCGCGAACGACTACGCGTTCGACGACATCTTCAGCAAGCAGGTGAAGGCCCTCGGCAAGAAGGGGGACGTCGCCATCGGGATCACCACCAGCGGCACCTCGGCGAACGTCCTGAAGGCACTTCGCGCGGCGAAGAAGCTGGGGATGATCACCATCGCCCTCACCGGGGACGGCGGGAAGGCCGCCTCGCTCGCCGACATCGCGCTGCAGGTCCCCTCGCGAAGCACTCCCCGGATCCAGGAGGCGCACATCGCCGTGGGACACATCCTCTGCGACCTCACCGACACGCTTCTGTTCAAGGACGTGGGCAAGCGTTGA
- a CDS encoding FAD-dependent oxidoreductase, translated as MPGEGRIWDVAIVGAGPGGLFAASALAGKLSVLVLDEKGRTGGAGAMTDGKLNLSPHIGLDLAELSIGEEEALERIARIDEAFLRHGADPTVYGEDRERIGTWLDRVSWARRRTPKGEWDITLLPARQRHMGTDLAHRVVARMTQAIASAGAEFSLKTRVETVRRRSGGPFVLRTAKGEFFARYVLAAPGRDGAYWFREEARGLGVATRYGAIDIGCRVEVASPVYEEITRVLYDPKFLFVTPTHGDRTRTFCTNPGGRVRVEVRDGFRLVNGDALKARKTPNTNFAILNTVSMTEPVQDTTEMGRKVAEFANFWGGGRSLVVQRFGDLMGGRRSRAETFHSAEAGYDKMTPTLPPGEGVTPGDISFAYPGRIVDNLRESLMLLSRVIPGVAHPSTAIYVPEIKFYDTKYATDRNLETTVPNLFVAGDGVGKSRGIVGAALNGCLAAEGILRKEGKAPL; from the coding sequence ATGCCGGGTGAGGGGAGGATCTGGGACGTGGCGATCGTCGGCGCGGGTCCCGGCGGGCTCTTCGCCGCAAGCGCCCTGGCCGGCAAGCTGTCGGTGCTGGTCCTGGACGAGAAGGGGAGGACCGGCGGGGCGGGGGCGATGACCGACGGGAAGCTGAATCTTTCTCCGCACATCGGGCTCGACCTCGCGGAGCTTTCGATCGGCGAGGAGGAGGCCCTGGAGCGGATCGCCCGGATCGACGAGGCGTTCCTGCGGCACGGGGCGGATCCGACGGTCTACGGCGAGGACCGCGAACGGATCGGGACGTGGCTGGACCGCGTCTCCTGGGCGAGGCGCAGGACCCCGAAGGGGGAGTGGGACATCACCCTGCTCCCGGCGCGCCAACGTCACATGGGGACCGACCTGGCTCACCGGGTCGTCGCCCGGATGACGCAGGCGATCGCCTCGGCCGGCGCGGAGTTTTCCCTGAAGACGCGCGTCGAAACGGTTCGGCGGCGATCGGGCGGGCCGTTCGTCCTTCGAACGGCGAAGGGGGAGTTCTTCGCCCGGTACGTCCTCGCGGCCCCCGGCCGAGACGGCGCCTACTGGTTCCGCGAGGAGGCGAGGGGGCTCGGCGTCGCAACCCGGTACGGCGCGATCGACATCGGCTGCCGCGTCGAGGTGGCCTCTCCCGTCTACGAGGAGATCACCCGCGTCCTGTACGACCCGAAGTTCCTGTTCGTCACCCCGACCCACGGGGACCGCACCCGGACGTTCTGCACGAACCCCGGAGGGCGGGTGCGGGTCGAAGTGCGCGACGGCTTCCGGCTGGTGAACGGGGACGCGCTGAAGGCCCGCAAGACGCCCAATACGAACTTCGCGATCCTGAACACCGTGTCCATGACCGAGCCGGTGCAGGACACCACGGAGATGGGGCGGAAGGTGGCGGAGTTCGCGAACTTCTGGGGAGGGGGGCGAAGCCTCGTCGTGCAGCGGTTCGGAGACCTGATGGGAGGGCGGCGCTCCCGCGCGGAGACGTTCCACTCCGCGGAGGCCGGGTACGACAAGATGACGCCGACGCTTCCGCCCGGGGAGGGGGTCACGCCGGGGGACATCTCCTTCGCCTACCCGGGGCGGATCGTGGACAACCTGCGGGAGAGCCTGATGCTCCTGTCGCGCGTGATCCCGGGCGTGGCGCACCCGTCGACGGCCATCTACGTCCCGGAGATCAAGTTCTACGACACGAAGTACGCGACCGACCGGAACCTCGAGACGACCGTGCCGAACCTCTTCGTCGCCGGCGACGGCGTGGGGAAATCCCGCGGAATCGTGGGCGCGGCCCTGAACGGCTGCCTCGCCGCCGAGGGGATCCTCCGCAAGGAAGGGAAAGCGCCGCTCTAG